The Nitrosomonas cryotolerans ATCC 49181 genome includes a window with the following:
- a CDS encoding type I restriction endonuclease subunit R translates to MTDYKVIAESNNFIVLDKYNKDWKVADSYQSEDALECELIQDLQNQGYEYLPGLSNPQAMLANVRVQLQTLNSVTFLEGEWRRFVETYLDKPSDTILDKTRKIHDDYIHDFVFDDGRIKNIYLLDKNNIARNKVQVIKQFKQTGSYANRYDVTILVNGLPLVQIELKKRGVAIREAFNQVHRYSKESFNSADSLYKYLQLFVISNGTDSRYFANTTQRNKNSFDFSMHWAKADNSLIKDLKDFTATFFQKNTLLNVLLHYSVFDVSDTLLVMRPYQIAATERILWKVKSTYEAKNWSNPQSGGFIWHTTGSGKTLTSFKAARLATELAFIDKVFFVVDRKDLDYQTMKEYQRFSPDSVNGSDSTAGLKRNLDKDDNKIIVTTIQKLNNLMKNEGNLPIYNKQVVFIFDECHRSQFGEAQKNLNKKFKRFYQFGFTGTPIFPQNALGAETTASVFGRELHSYVITDAIRDEKVLKFKVDYNDVRHKFKAIETEQDEKKLSAAENKEALLHPERIREISQYILNNYRQKTHRLQANAKGFNAMLAVSSVDAAKLYYESLNKLQAESEKPLKIATIFSFAANEEQDAVGDILDESFDVSAMNSSAKEFLNSAIGDYNAFFKTNFSVDSNGFQNYYRDLAKRMKTKEIDLLIVVGMFLTGFDAPTLNTLFVDKNLRYHGLMQAFSRTNRIYDATKTFGNIVTFRDLEMATVDAITLFGDKNTKNVVLEKSYKEYMEGFTDVVTGEARRGFMDVVSELEQRFPDPSAIKKESDKKDFAKLFGEYLRVENVLQNYDEFASLKATQSLDMNDPEAVEAFKAEHYLDDEKLAELQTIRLPAERKIQDYRSTYNDIRDWQRRQKSAEEKAKSTIDWDDVVFEIDLLKSQEINLDYILELIFEHNKKTKSKADLVDEVRRVIRASLGNRAKESLLVDFINQTDLDQIGEKSSVIEAFFSFAQVEQQREAEELINTESLNVEEARRYITNSLKREYASDAGTELNAILPKMSPLNPQYLTKKQSVFQKIASFVEKFKGVGGEFNYRQSDRERFGELRL, encoded by the coding sequence ATGACGGATTATAAAGTCATCGCTGAATCGAACAACTTTATCGTTCTGGATAAATACAACAAAGATTGGAAAGTGGCCGACAGCTACCAGAGCGAAGATGCGTTAGAGTGCGAGTTGATTCAGGATTTGCAAAATCAGGGCTATGAGTACCTGCCTGGTCTGAGCAACCCGCAGGCCATGCTAGCCAATGTGCGCGTGCAGTTGCAAACCCTCAATAGCGTGACGTTTCTTGAGGGCGAATGGCGCCGCTTTGTGGAAACGTATCTCGATAAGCCCAGTGATACCATCCTGGATAAAACCCGCAAAATCCACGATGACTATATTCACGACTTTGTATTTGACGATGGCCGCATTAAAAACATTTACCTGCTGGATAAAAACAACATCGCCCGCAACAAAGTTCAGGTGATCAAGCAGTTTAAACAAACCGGCAGCTATGCTAACCGTTATGATGTGACTATTCTGGTGAACGGCCTACCGCTGGTACAAATCGAGCTGAAAAAGCGTGGCGTCGCCATTCGCGAAGCCTTTAACCAGGTGCATCGTTACAGCAAAGAGAGCTTTAACAGCGCGGATTCGCTGTATAAGTACTTGCAGTTGTTTGTCATCTCTAACGGCACCGACAGCCGCTATTTTGCCAATACCACCCAGCGCAACAAAAACAGCTTCGACTTCAGCATGCACTGGGCGAAGGCCGATAACAGCCTGATTAAGGATCTAAAAGACTTTACCGCTACCTTCTTCCAGAAAAACACCCTGCTCAATGTGTTGCTGCATTATTCGGTGTTTGATGTGAGTGACACATTACTGGTTATGCGCCCCTACCAGATTGCGGCCACCGAGCGTATTTTGTGGAAGGTGAAAAGCACTTATGAGGCAAAAAACTGGAGCAACCCGCAAAGTGGCGGTTTTATCTGGCATACCACCGGCTCTGGTAAAACCTTAACCAGCTTTAAAGCCGCGCGTTTGGCTACCGAATTGGCGTTTATCGACAAGGTGTTTTTTGTGGTGGACCGAAAAGACCTAGACTACCAGACGATGAAAGAATACCAGCGCTTTTCACCCGACAGTGTGAATGGCTCAGACAGCACCGCAGGTTTAAAGCGCAATCTGGATAAAGATGATAACAAGATCATCGTCACCACCATCCAGAAGCTCAACAACCTGATGAAAAACGAAGGCAATCTGCCCATCTACAACAAGCAGGTGGTATTTATTTTTGATGAATGCCACCGCAGCCAGTTTGGTGAAGCTCAGAAAAACCTGAACAAGAAATTCAAACGCTTCTATCAGTTTGGCTTTACCGGCACGCCCATCTTTCCGCAAAACGCTTTAGGTGCGGAAACCACCGCCAGCGTGTTTGGCCGCGAACTGCATTCCTATGTGATTACCGATGCGATACGCGATGAGAAAGTGCTCAAGTTCAAGGTCGACTACAACGATGTGCGCCACAAATTTAAGGCGATTGAAACTGAACAGGATGAGAAAAAACTATCTGCCGCTGAAAACAAAGAGGCGCTGTTACACCCAGAGCGTATTCGCGAAATTTCCCAGTACATTCTGAACAACTACCGCCAGAAAACTCATCGCCTGCAAGCCAATGCTAAGGGCTTTAATGCCATGCTTGCCGTGAGCAGTGTGGATGCAGCTAAGCTCTATTATGAATCGCTGAATAAGTTGCAGGCTGAGAGCGAAAAACCGCTGAAAATCGCCACCATATTTTCCTTTGCTGCCAATGAAGAGCAGGATGCGGTGGGTGATATTCTGGATGAAAGCTTTGATGTTTCGGCCATGAATAGCAGCGCCAAAGAGTTTTTAAACTCTGCGATAGGCGATTATAACGCCTTCTTTAAAACCAATTTCAGTGTCGATAGCAACGGCTTCCAGAATTACTACCGTGATTTGGCTAAGCGGATGAAAACCAAGGAAATCGATCTGCTGATTGTGGTGGGTATGTTCCTTACTGGTTTTGATGCTCCAACGCTCAATACGCTGTTTGTGGATAAAAATCTGCGTTACCACGGTTTGATGCAGGCCTTTTCGCGCACCAACCGCATTTATGACGCCACTAAAACCTTTGGCAATATCGTCACATTCCGTGATCTGGAAATGGCCACCGTGGATGCTATCACTCTGTTTGGTGATAAAAACACTAAAAACGTGGTGTTGGAAAAGAGCTATAAGGAATACATGGAAGGCTTTACCGATGTGGTGACCGGTGAAGCCAGACGCGGTTTTATGGATGTGGTGAGCGAGCTGGAGCAACGCTTTCCTGATCCGAGCGCCATTAAAAAAGAGTCCGATAAAAAAGACTTTGCCAAACTCTTTGGCGAATACCTGCGGGTAGAGAACGTGTTGCAAAACTATGATGAGTTTGCCAGTCTGAAAGCCACGCAAAGCCTTGACATGAACGACCCCGAAGCGGTTGAAGCGTTTAAAGCAGAACATTATTTGGATGATGAAAAACTGGCTGAGTTACAGACCATACGCCTGCCAGCCGAACGTAAGATTCAGGATTACCGTTCTACCTACAACGACATCCGCGATTGGCAGCGCCGTCAAAAATCAGCAGAAGAGAAAGCAAAATCCACCATCGACTGGGATGACGTGGTGTTCGAGATAGACTTGCTGAAATCCCAGGAGATCAACCTGGATTACATTCTTGAGCTGATTTTCGAGCACAACAAGAAAACCAAAAGCAAAGCCGATCTGGTTGATGAGGTGCGCCGTGTGATTCGTGCCAGTCTCGGCAACCGCGCCAAAGAAAGCCTGTTAGTGGATTTCATCAATCAAACCGACCTCGATCAGATTGGCGAGAAGTCCAGCGTGATTGAAGCATTCTTTTCCTTTGCCCAAGTTGAGCAGCAACGAGAAGCCGAGGAACTGATCAACACAGAAAGCCTGAATGTGGAAGAAGCCCGACGCTATATCACCAACTCACTCAAGCGGGAGTACGCCAGCGACGCAGGAACAGAGCTTAATGCCATTCTGCCAAAGATGAGCCCGTTAAACCCACAATACCTCACCAAGAAACAAAGCGTGTTTCAAAAGATCGCTAGTTTCGTTGAGAAATTCAAAGGTGTGGGTGGAGAGTTTAACTACCGACAATCTGACCGAGAAAGATTTGGTGAATTACGCCTATAG
- a CDS encoding arsenic resistance protein — protein sequence MQKLREFLENRQISVYFATVVLAAAIAMFVPGTTVLGAGVNPAIALMLFVTFLQVPLVDLGRAFICAKFFAALLITNFVMVPLLVALLVQFLPPDPMVFLGVLLVLLTPCIDYVVAFSHLGRANARLLLAATPALLIVQMLLLPIYLGLFLGKDATSLVQLGPFVHAFVWLIAVPLVLAGLVQFWAIRTRAGEWVFTRLGLLPVPATALVLFVVIAAVVPQLQSAINVVLQVIPIYIAFAAIAPFLGWLVGRLFRLDVPAGRAIAFSAGTRNSLVVLPLALAVPGAIPVLPAIVVTQTLVELISELIYIRLIPKLTQS from the coding sequence ATGCAAAAACTCAGGGAGTTCCTGGAAAATAGGCAAATCAGCGTTTACTTTGCCACGGTAGTCCTGGCAGCGGCCATTGCCATGTTCGTGCCTGGAACAACTGTTCTTGGGGCTGGCGTTAATCCAGCAATTGCATTGATGTTGTTCGTGACATTCCTGCAAGTGCCCCTTGTCGATCTCGGGCGGGCCTTCATTTGCGCTAAATTCTTCGCAGCATTGCTCATTACGAATTTCGTTATGGTGCCCCTGCTTGTAGCACTTCTAGTGCAGTTTCTGCCGCCCGATCCAATGGTGTTTCTCGGTGTGCTGTTAGTGCTGCTTACACCTTGCATTGACTACGTTGTGGCCTTTTCGCACCTTGGTCGCGCCAATGCGCGCCTGTTGCTGGCGGCAACGCCCGCGCTCTTGATCGTACAAATGCTGTTGCTACCGATCTATCTCGGTCTGTTTCTTGGAAAGGATGCAACTAGCCTTGTGCAGCTCGGTCCGTTCGTTCACGCGTTTGTTTGGCTCATTGCGGTTCCGCTTGTACTTGCTGGTCTTGTCCAATTTTGGGCAATTCGGACTCGAGCAGGCGAGTGGGTATTTACCCGGCTAGGATTGCTCCCGGTGCCTGCGACGGCGCTTGTCTTGTTCGTGGTCATCGCGGCTGTAGTGCCACAACTCCAGTCTGCGATCAATGTGGTCTTGCAAGTGATCCCAATCTATATTGCCTTTGCGGCGATTGCTCCCTTTCTAGGGTGGCTGGTGGGTCGGTTGTTCCGCCTTGACGTACCGGCTGGCCGTGCTATTGCATTCAGCGCCGGCACGCGAAATTCGCTGGTGGTGTTGCCGCTCGCGCTTGCTGTGCCTGGAGCCATACCCGTATTGCCAGCCATCGTCGTTACACAAACACTTGTCGAGTTAATCAGCGAGCTGATCTATATTCGCTTAATTCCGAAACTAACCCAGTCATGA
- a CDS encoding protein adenylyltransferase SelO, producing MIKPLIQETSPIIATLDDLAKLANYSFMDSLNCDPDAKVNGRDHTPRQVFTGHYVPVNPTPIEDPKYVAHSKNFFRELGFADSMAKSADFVRVFSGDIAHVPEPMRKIGWACGYALSIFGTEYYQQCPFQTGNGYGDGRAISVLEAVINGQRWEMQLKGGGRTPYCRGADGRAVLRSSVREFLAQEHMHALGVPTSRSLSLYVSKTEKVRRPWYSEGSRSQDPDMLVSEAVAISTRVAPSFIRVGQLELFGRRARKMEHPRAMEELEHIVLHLIDREYDDVIDQKLTTAEKVVLLAREFLNRLTSLVANWIRVGYCQGNFNSDNCAAGGFTLDYGPFGFCDMFNRHYQSWTGGGHHYSFLNQPVAAERNFHMFCSALRPLLMAHQDCLAQLDEIQSAFPKVMKAQMEKMWAAKLGLGAFHATLFNELITLMEQTSVDYTMFFRELSMVPDDIGLLKKSFYKSSTYHADSEEMDKRWSTWLTKWKSLTQPCSREALSRQMKLVNPKYSLREWFMVPAYQQADTGDYSLIQELQKVMTQPYAEQSKDVEEKYYRLKPLELFGVGGSSHLSCSS from the coding sequence ATGATAAAGCCACTGATCCAGGAAACATCCCCTATCATCGCGACCCTTGATGATCTTGCAAAATTGGCGAATTATTCGTTCATGGATTCTCTCAACTGCGACCCTGACGCGAAAGTAAACGGACGCGACCACACGCCGCGGCAAGTCTTTACAGGCCACTATGTTCCCGTCAACCCCACACCAATTGAAGACCCCAAGTACGTGGCGCACAGTAAAAACTTTTTTCGCGAACTGGGCTTTGCAGACAGCATGGCGAAATCGGCCGACTTCGTCCGCGTGTTTTCCGGCGACATCGCGCACGTGCCGGAGCCGATGCGCAAGATCGGTTGGGCGTGTGGCTATGCACTTTCCATCTTTGGCACCGAATATTACCAGCAATGCCCGTTCCAAACCGGCAACGGATACGGCGACGGGCGTGCAATTTCAGTGCTTGAGGCCGTCATCAACGGTCAGCGCTGGGAAATGCAGCTAAAAGGTGGTGGCCGGACACCCTACTGCCGTGGTGCCGACGGGCGGGCCGTTCTGCGGTCAAGTGTCCGGGAGTTTCTGGCACAGGAGCACATGCATGCGCTCGGGGTGCCAACGTCTCGATCTTTGAGTTTGTACGTTTCAAAAACGGAGAAGGTCCGCCGGCCATGGTACTCGGAGGGTTCACGCTCGCAGGATCCGGACATGCTTGTATCGGAGGCGGTTGCCATCTCGACACGCGTGGCACCTTCGTTCATCCGGGTTGGTCAACTCGAGCTCTTCGGTCGCCGTGCCCGTAAGATGGAACACCCACGAGCGATGGAGGAGCTCGAGCATATTGTGTTGCATTTGATCGATCGTGAGTACGATGACGTCATCGACCAGAAACTAACGACCGCCGAAAAAGTGGTGTTGCTTGCCCGTGAATTCCTCAACCGACTCACCTCACTTGTGGCGAACTGGATCCGCGTCGGCTACTGCCAAGGTAACTTCAACAGTGACAACTGTGCGGCTGGCGGCTTCACACTCGACTACGGCCCATTCGGATTCTGCGATATGTTCAATCGGCATTACCAGTCATGGACGGGGGGTGGACATCATTACTCGTTCCTGAACCAACCCGTGGCAGCAGAACGCAACTTCCACATGTTTTGTTCGGCATTGCGGCCGTTGCTGATGGCGCATCAGGACTGCCTGGCGCAACTCGACGAGATCCAAAGTGCTTTCCCGAAGGTGATGAAAGCACAAATGGAGAAGATGTGGGCTGCCAAACTTGGTCTTGGCGCTTTTCACGCGACGTTGTTCAACGAACTCATAACACTGATGGAGCAAACGTCTGTTGATTACACCATGTTCTTCCGCGAGCTCTCGATGGTGCCCGACGATATTGGCTTACTCAAAAAAAGCTTCTACAAGAGCTCGACGTATCATGCAGACTCGGAAGAGATGGACAAACGATGGTCAACGTGGCTCACAAAATGGAAGTCACTCACTCAACCTTGCTCCCGTGAGGCGCTTTCTCGTCAGATGAAACTCGTCAACCCAAAATACAGTTTGCGGGAATGGTTCATGGTGCCTGCGTATCAGCAAGCGGATACGGGGGACTACTCTTTAATTCAAGAACTGCAGAAGGTCATGACGCAGCCATACGCCGAGCAATCGAAGGACGTGGAAGAGAAATACTATAGGCTGAAGCCACTGGAATTGTTTGGCGTCGGTGGGTCGTCTCATTTAAGCTGTTCGTCGTGA
- a CDS encoding LysE family translocator — MTFLQILLFIPAYFVLNLSPGPNNLMALANGKYYGVRTACYAGAGRFLAFAGMITLAALGLASILYTSEHLFFFITLAVSLSIDFHGKVTGKAVTGASASEKILTCAMPSLSIVPRYISPWSTHEESL, encoded by the coding sequence GTGACTTTTTTACAGATTTTGTTATTTATCCCAGCTTATTTTGTGTTAAATTTGTCGCCCGGCCCAAATAACTTGATGGCTTTGGCCAATGGCAAATATTATGGCGTGCGTACGGCTTGCTATGCAGGGGCTGGCCGTTTTCTTGCCTTTGCTGGAATGATCACTTTAGCTGCTTTAGGCTTAGCCTCGATTTTATATACTTCAGAACATTTGTTTTTCTTCATAACGTTAGCAGTATCCCTATCAATTGATTTTCACGGCAAAGTAACCGGGAAAGCAGTTACCGGCGCTTCCGCCTCTGAGAAAATACTCACTTGCGCGATGCCATCACTTTCTATAGTTCCCCGGTACATATCCCCCTGGTCCACGCATGAGGAGTCCCTATGA
- a CDS encoding GNAT family N-acetyltransferase produces MHKHNCNILPLGVNDMTTAAAICAAAMNENPLHIKVFGANPDLRQRRLRRMFPALLTYVKRKGELYGAFIDGNLIGVLGMLPPNTCQPTLRDLIQLLPRMISASSPLGGLRLAIWLGTWARIDPKQPHWHLGPLAIAPQWQYKGVGTQMIEFTINQCAAEHLYLETDKQSNVDLYQRFGFKTLATPTILGIPSWVMIRST; encoded by the coding sequence ATGCATAAACACAACTGTAACATTCTGCCGCTGGGCGTAAATGACATGACAACAGCAGCTGCCATCTGTGCAGCAGCGATGAATGAAAACCCTTTGCATATCAAAGTATTCGGTGCTAATCCAGATTTACGTCAACGTCGACTCAGGCGTATGTTTCCCGCCCTGCTAACCTATGTAAAGCGTAAAGGTGAGCTGTATGGCGCTTTTATTGATGGCAACCTCATTGGTGTATTAGGCATGCTGCCACCCAACACTTGCCAACCAACACTTAGGGACTTGATACAGTTACTGCCAAGAATGATCAGTGCCAGCAGCCCCCTCGGCGGCTTACGCTTAGCCATCTGGTTAGGCACCTGGGCTCGTATTGATCCAAAACAACCCCATTGGCACTTAGGTCCTTTAGCGATCGCACCTCAATGGCAATACAAAGGCGTTGGCACACAAATGATTGAGTTCACCATCAACCAATGTGCGGCAGAACACCTATATTTAGAAACCGACAAACAAAGCAATGTGGACCTCTATCAGCGCTTTGGCTTTAAGACCCTGGCCACACCCACTATTTTAGGCATTCCCAGCTGGGTGATGATTCGCTCAACCTAA
- a CDS encoding cysteine hydrolase family protein, with translation MTKTALLLIDFQNDYFSSYDGAKYALSGTEEAANQGAKLLAAFRAKGLPIVHVRHEFPTNDAPFFLPGSEGAAIHTSVAASSDEPVVLKHQINSFHDTNLKAILDKQGIENVVIAGAMTHMCVDAVTRAAKDFGYNCAIAHDACATLDLEFNGVKVPAEHVHAVIMAALNFAYANVVSVDELIEGLA, from the coding sequence ATGACTAAAACAGCACTATTATTAATTGATTTTCAAAACGACTATTTCTCAAGTTACGATGGCGCAAAGTACGCTCTATCGGGTACTGAGGAAGCAGCCAATCAAGGCGCTAAATTATTGGCGGCGTTCCGTGCAAAAGGCTTACCCATCGTGCATGTGCGGCATGAATTTCCGACCAATGATGCGCCGTTCTTTTTACCAGGCTCAGAAGGCGCAGCAATTCATACATCAGTAGCGGCTAGTTCTGATGAACCAGTCGTTTTAAAACATCAAATCAATAGCTTTCATGACACTAATTTAAAAGCCATATTAGATAAACAAGGTATTGAAAATGTAGTCATCGCAGGCGCAATGACACATATGTGTGTTGATGCCGTGACGCGTGCCGCAAAAGATTTTGGCTATAATTGTGCTATTGCTCATGATGCATGCGCAACCTTGGACCTTGAATTTAATGGCGTAAAAGTGCCTGCTGAACATGTACACGCCGTTATTATGGCAGCGCTTAATTTTGCCTATGCAAATGTAGTCAGTGTTGATGAATTAATCGAAGGCTTAGCATAG
- a CDS encoding YaiI/YqxD family protein, with product MHIWVDADACPVVIKNVLFRAAQRWKRPLTLVANQVLYTPPSLLIRAIQVPRGFDVADDYIVLHASVGDLVVTGDIPLAAQLVDKEAFVLSPRGELFSVDNIHERLSMRDMMEELRSAGVETGGPAAFSQSDQREFANALDRLMMKLSQTAS from the coding sequence ATGCATATTTGGGTCGATGCGGATGCATGTCCAGTAGTGATTAAAAATGTTTTATTTCGGGCAGCACAACGCTGGAAACGGCCTTTAACGTTGGTGGCGAATCAGGTGTTGTATACACCACCTTCGCTTTTGATTAGGGCGATTCAAGTACCCCGTGGCTTTGATGTGGCGGATGATTACATTGTACTGCACGCGAGTGTTGGTGATTTGGTGGTTACGGGCGATATTCCACTGGCAGCACAGTTAGTTGATAAAGAAGCCTTCGTGCTCAGTCCTCGAGGAGAGCTTTTCAGTGTAGATAACATACATGAACGATTATCGATGCGCGATATGATGGAAGAATTGCGTAGTGCAGGGGTGGAAACGGGCGGGCCCGCGGCGTTTAGTCAATCTGATCAGCGCGAGTTTGCCAATGCATTGGATCGTTTGATGATGAAGCTGAGTCAAACAGCCTCTTAG